A stretch of DNA from Aedes aegypti strain LVP_AGWG unplaced genomic scaffold, AaegL5.0 Primary Assembly AGWG_AaegL5_hic_scaff_1758_PBJ_arrow, whole genome shotgun sequence:
TTTACCGGAATCGGAAATTGTACATGAACATCACGATAATAAAAACCAGAGAGAGTTGTGTTCCGCAAAACAGTTGCAACTCATTATTCGCTACGATGAAACCTGTTCCTCACGTGCTGTTTGTATTTGCCATTGGCATAGTGCAAATTTTCGGAGCATGCAATTTAGGATTTGGAAAGACACCACCGAGTAAGTAAACGGAAATTTGTGACAAATTAGTactaaaattataaaatcattGTGACGCTAACTTAAAATTACTGCTTACCAGCTGGAGTACAGTTACACATCTTGCATGCCCGCAGTGGCCCAGAATCTGTACCGAAAAACATGTCATTGGTGTTTGATTACCAGGTTAGCCCAGTGGAAAACGTCAATATAACGTATGTGAATGTGACTACTTCACTGACGGTAATAAAATACACACAACGGATGATGGCGAACAgctaacactttttttttaattggtgtCTTTTCAGAATGGTTGTACATTCTCACATCCTGCTAATGGAGATATTACGAAAGGATTTAAGATAACCGTTAGCACCCACGAACCGGTACTAGAGCTGAGCGGTACTGCTATTGTCTATGGATTGCGTTATGGTAATTGGTAATAATTTAGCCGTGAGAAAGTTATTTAGGTGTACATAATGAAATAAAACTTAGGTGAAATGAACAATCCTATTATTATACTATACAGTAATAcgtgaaaaaatgataaaatatcTTTTGAGTAATTATGTCTGAGACAAAccaatcatttttttgtttatgtttatgaAAGACAACATACACGGCAATAAATTATGGACAACTATACGGCAGTAAATTAAGATGTACTAGTTTTCtaagaattgaaaaattgagtgaAGTCAAGCCAATCAACTCGTAGGGTAAGGTAGGAAAAAAAATTCGAAtgagaaaaaataacttttttagatttcaattgaaacaaatattaTAAAAGTGATTGTAGTTTCAAATGCTCTTCAATAAGAGACTCACATCCCAAATATATAGAAATCGATTAATATTTTGAAACGATGTGActgttacactgcggaacacgtttttgtctccagcaccaaactacccactatttacttaattaagggctGCTGAATCCAgtgctgttttcaaaaatattatagcacgtctagtttttggaatattggctcttgaaaatgcaaatattgaCTATtttagtcaacttgcatgcattTTAGTCaaccttgagacacgcaaaaatgtcatttttgttacgctgtgttattgttTTCACGTGAAAATTGTTAATTGTCGATCTAATTTCCATCGCatcaatattattttgtaaaTTAACGTTTATTTGCTTTTTATGTAAGGTCACATAGCTAAACCAATAGTAAGTAATAATGCATTGATGTGTATcagtttttttgcaaaaatgttttGGAGCCGTTTTTTGGCAACCACAACACAACAACGAATTGCGTATATTCGCAAAGTAAGAAAGTTGATTGTTAAAATAATCTCTGGACACAAATGATGGAACATAATGATATCACTAGCAAATCATATCATGCAGCGTTTGGTAGGGAGACAAGAACGCATGACAGTCCAAACCGATAATCAGGGAGGGGTAATGACCGTAATAGTAGGATAAGGAAAGGTATAGCGAACTTATGAAGAATCCTAGgaaaaattattagaaaaataaCTCGTGAAATTAAAGACTACAGGAGTAATTCCTAGATTAAATGCTGTagaaatctcgagaaatctatGTAGGATACTCCTAGAGAAACTTCATGAGGGAACCCTGGTCAAATTTATTTAGGAGTTTATGGAAGAGATCCTGGTAAATTTCGTGAAATAATCACTGGAAGAATCATGATGTAATTCATGTGACAACTCGTGTAGGGATTATTGTCGAAATCTGTAAGAAcaaatattgaacatttttcgAAGGAACGCTTCGAGGGATTCTAGTAGGATATCTTAGAGTAATtcataaaaacaatatatttattCCTAGGATAAACCTTCATTAAATTAAGTAGATATCTAATAGAAAAAAACTGGAGTTATTGGtagaaattactggaagaatcagTTGGGAGAATCCATgtaagaatttttggtgaaatttctaTGGAAGTTTTTCTAATCATCGTCAGAACGCAAATCGAGGAGTCACTTTTACTCGAGGAATCTGTGAAAGAGTTCCCGAAGAAAACTATGGCACAActaaagctttctttgccaatattATCATTATTAACGATCCTGGACTGTTgtagaatcgaacccaggcacgaTGAGTTTATATCTGCGAATATTAACACCAGGTCAAGGAAGCCCCCAACTACTGTCAGTGTCAAATAGTCATAGCGCTatacgtgcagctattcagcaaaaccataCGGAAGGTAATGAGTTCGAATCAGAGCtattaaatgtcatgaatatcgcacgattttgacatttgaatagagttttcaaatttaccgggatttgatttcccgggaaacgggaaataaaattaccatttcccgggagatcccgggatcccgggaaattctaaaagttgtgaaaataaagtcaatttggtggaattttctttatcaaattaatcatatttcgtgtagggtcagtgttccattaatagacagtcccctatagtcgcactagtggctttttatggccgttttgctataaatcgttgcaaaatattttttgacatgaagctcaggaactatttatctaagtaccattgatacataAAATCGatcttgttaaaaaaaattatcgaaataTAGTTTTGCTTATAGTTTAAGCTCCCTTGCATCTATAGCAAacttattgttcctatagtagcactactaagagaacATATTtgtcataaaacaaaataattatatacactaaaaatttgtttatatcaaccgaaagcttttgatccacactttaaaggaaaaatgtaaaagtttttgtgaaaatacggttttgatttgcaTTTGTGTTTATATAGTAGCACAAGCAACAAGATATACacaaatttgagttttcgtgttctttatgtttttttttacaaaatcaagataaaatgctttgattttttgttttttgatgttcttgtttttcaattcttaTGCATCAATctaagataatttggtattgcaaatTACAATATGactggttttgcagtttagaatGTATTTatgaaagggggggggggtgaaaaagtgtttttttgtgtatgccggtaattttttttctcttgaaaAGACCCCTACCTTTCGTAGAGAAAATTTCtggccaccgcatcatataaataaaacaacgtaaaaagataatatttaagttcttttgttcaaaaattttattttttttttagtgattcgattatccggatttaaaaaataaatcgatactccggataatcgagtccgacctgtatttgttcttagctatgcagcttcaaaattcaacatgtacatggtacatcgaccctatattATTTTGTGCCAGTCCAAGTGGAATTTATTCTTGATAAATCGTATGAAGTTTAGAATAAAACCCAACTAGggtctttatattgaaaattgtgaCTGTAATATCCATGAAACCTTTAGAAGCCTACTCAATTCATAGAAAAGatccttcgaaaattcctttATTTTATGAAGCATATACTCTTTCGTCAAACGATATCTATTTTATAAACAACTAttttattacgaaaaaaaacaaaaaattagcATTGGAATATAACTAGTGATGTAGTGAGTTTATTGGTCAGAATTATATGAAAAGTAAGTTTTGCGatagtttttgtttgaaaatagttaataaattcttgttttatatagagctacccgggaaatacggaaatcccgggaaacagaaaatcatttcccgggaaacgggaatcccgggaatgCAAACTCTACATTTGAATATTGCTTATTTTTCCATTCCTGGTGAAAATTGTCATTGAAGAGAGTCTATTTCCGTGACCATTCCCTAATAACTATCGGATGGTCATAAGACTAatgcaaattttaaagtttttgctcccctatgcttaaacgatgtcaataatgataaaaatgattctcccaaaatttgaaacgattcggaaaaaattggttgtgcacacgctatttgaagtttatatggaaattactatgggaaaggcaaaccttttgtgttcagtactCTAACTGCTAatctatgaaaaagtgaacacactgaacttatgtgaaaatttcccagctacaactttgctgaagaccacatttcgatgcgACGTAAGGATTATTTGTTATTATCGATAGCAAAGTCTaaatcagtgattcccaaagtgggcgaattcgcctcCCTGTGGGCGATTTTCAGgtaatttgtaaaatttgtaaaatgaaatttggggggcgaaaagtGGGAGAAACTGAAAACTACGATTCATTTGGAGAAGAGACTATAATAATAACTTTCAACATTGTCTTATAAAATCAAGATAGACAAAACTTGAACACACATTTAATattatatattggcttttctcggtgaatcaccgagaaaagccaatatataatattaaatagaagttcaCGGTGATCAATTCAACCAATTGAACACACATTGTCAAAgacaaaatatgtttgtaaAGCATCCAGTTTTTAAGCATAAGTGTTAAAACCCACTATGAGTTATGAATTGGTAActgaaattttcccaaaacatAACTATATTATATATTTGTGGTCAAAGATAGTTTGGAAGTGTTTTAAAGGTGATAAATTTCATTAAGGTATTAAACATTTTTAGATATTGGTTCAAATATCTAAATTCAATAGATTGAGGTTTTATTAATAAAAGAGCTTTAGAATTGGGCaactaattttatgatttttggcaTCCGGGTCCTCACAGGCAAAGTTTTCGGCAAAGCttggaaatttatttccaagggcACTTAGAGATGTATACACTAAAGGATCGTGAtgagagtgcttcgtgaagcccaagcaggacagttcggctttgcgtcgtccgatagatctggctcacggtttcgcgcatgttttcgtcgccggagatttttttttcctgctttggagcgtcttgctgggtagtgcttcgtgaagcccaagcaggacagttcggttttgcgtcgtccgatagatctggctcacggtttcgcgcatgttttcgtcgccgaagattttttttttcctgttttggagcgtcttgctgggtagtgcttcgtgaagcccaagcaggacagttcggttttgcgtcgtccgatagatctggctcacggtttcgcgcatgttttcgtttttttttcctgttttggagcgtcttgctgggtagtgcttcgtgaagctcaagcaggacagttcggttttgcgtcgtccgatagatctggctcacggtttcgcgcatgttttcgtcgccggagattttttttcctgctttggagcgtcttgctgggtagtgcttcgtgaagcccaagcaggacagttcggttttgcgtcgtccgatagatttggctcacggtttcgctcatgttttcgtcgccggagatttttttttcctgttttttttttttttcctttgcgTGTGTCACTGATGTGACAGGCTAAGGCCAGGGTTGGCCCATCTcgcctttttttttttcctgttttagagcgtcttgctgggtagtgcttcgtgaagcccaagcaggacagtttttacattcagaaatggaatagtgaaaagtgaaaaatgaaaaagtgatttgtttgatttgtgtcctcagtactgttggttttttggctgccctaagttcaccgaaccatccggaagtgacaggcagcacataaatttagagaatcaatccggtgagtttgttccagtatgatactttttcttttgtgagccttccggatcgtttttgtccgcgtcgtggaacttctgatcgtttcttgaacggaaaatgttattttcggagtttgataattatgttcagattgcgcattctgtccgggcgggtgttacgcaactaacaatcggttgtggatgctttttaaccgttcgatgaccctggagggatcgattctgcttttcgtataattttgagcagaaaaaccgactgtgttatcctagggtgtttagttcgaacgcgcttcctttcgtttttcgattatctaaaaatacagtaccacccagtacagtttttcaataggcgtgatttttttttacgcgtatcgttatttatacaatccgatgaccctggagggatcggttttgctttttactggttattgagcaaaaatattactgcacaaccgacaagcatttcgcgaaatactatttatactataaataagctattgttttctcttttgattgccggcattcaaaagattaacttgaaaacgcttaaacaacaaatatttatggtctatcgccagctttctaggcgaatcctgacaatataccttccccaacctccaactccgtagcacttatgagggtgtcgctgagtcggtagcctctcattaagtaagtgctacatcaacatttccttcccctatcccaagttacggtaaagatgggcgtggccgcgaatagcgatattcatgcttttagtattcttgtttatgatttgaacaaggtatactcccatgccttgttcttgaaagtagtcaggatgagattataaaaaaaaaaacatgaatgttgctagtatccaatctacgaagtataccgtaactacgctaacgctaacgctatacactaaaggatcgtgatgaatttagctgcacaaatttgcacttttttaatttagggctttttgaatttttccaatatttgtaACCATTTcctattgaaaacagctaaaaactaattcagagAATAAATGAatatcgctaaatcattcatattatCATTTCTATATAAGTTCtaacatttataatggttttcacaacgttaatcgcataaatggcttatatgcatcattagtaactaaacttattttttcgctataggccctattcaaaagttagtctcgaaaacttatttttgaaaataaaacatcaaacttGTAttacaaaactcataaatacgacagaAG
This window harbors:
- the LOC110680722 gene encoding uncharacterized protein LOC110680722: MKPVPHVLFVFAIGIVQIFGACNLGFGKTPPTGVQLHILHARSGPESVPKNMSLVFDYQVSPVENVNITYVNVTTSLTNGCTFSHPANGDITKGFKITVSTHEPVLELSGTAIVYGLRYGNW